A single genomic interval of Alphaproteobacteria bacterium harbors:
- a CDS encoding pyruvate dehydrogenase complex dihydrolipoamide acetyltransferase, with protein MPHNVLMPALSPTMTEGKLAKWVKKEGDKVKAGQVLAEIETDKATMEVEAVDEGTLAKILVPAGTDGVKVNTLIAILLEDGEDAAALKNVSNDVKPAAAVAPKAEVPAPAAAKPAAAPQPVAHQASGNRIYASPLAKRIAKEKGIDLATVKGSGPHGRIVKSDLEGAKGGHTAPVAAAAAPKAVAHAAGPDAKALADAYGIPYKLIPNNGIRKVVARRLLESKQTVPHFYLSVDCELDALLAVRKQLNDAGQSYKISVNDFVIKATGVALAQYPAANVSWTDENVVQYERADVSVAVATANGLITPIIKDAANKSLKDISNEMKELAAKAKDGKLKPAEFQGGTISVSNLGMFGISNFAAIVNPPQGAILAIGAGEQRAVVKDGQVKVATVMTVTMSTDHRCIDGAIGAEYLQVFKKLIENPMSLIL; from the coding sequence ATGCCGCATAACGTATTGATGCCCGCACTCTCGCCCACCATGACCGAAGGCAAGCTTGCCAAATGGGTCAAGAAGGAAGGCGACAAGGTTAAGGCCGGACAAGTCCTCGCCGAAATCGAAACCGACAAGGCGACGATGGAGGTGGAGGCGGTCGATGAAGGCACGCTCGCCAAAATCCTCGTCCCCGCCGGCACGGACGGCGTGAAGGTGAATACACTGATCGCGATCTTGCTGGAAGACGGTGAAGACGCGGCGGCTTTGAAAAATGTCAGCAATGATGTGAAACCGGCCGCTGCCGTCGCACCGAAGGCTGAAGTGCCTGCTCCTGCTGCTGCAAAACCCGCAGCCGCGCCGCAGCCCGTTGCGCATCAGGCAAGCGGCAACCGCATATATGCCAGCCCGCTCGCAAAACGCATTGCCAAGGAAAAAGGCATCGACCTTGCAACCGTCAAGGGTTCCGGCCCGCATGGCCGCATCGTGAAATCCGACCTTGAAGGCGCGAAGGGCGGTCATACCGCTCCTGTGGCGGCTGCCGCTGCGCCGAAAGCCGTTGCACATGCCGCCGGCCCCGATGCGAAGGCATTGGCCGATGCCTACGGCATCCCGTACAAGCTGATCCCCAATAACGGCATCCGCAAGGTTGTCGCGCGCCGTTTGCTGGAATCCAAACAGACCGTCCCGCATTTCTACCTGTCGGTCGATTGCGAACTGGATGCGCTGCTGGCCGTCCGCAAGCAACTGAACGACGCGGGCCAAAGCTACAAAATCTCCGTCAACGATTTTGTTATCAAGGCAACGGGCGTGGCGCTCGCACAATATCCCGCCGCGAACGTGTCGTGGACCGATGAAAACGTTGTGCAGTACGAACGCGCCGATGTATCGGTCGCGGTGGCGACAGCCAACGGCCTGATTACCCCCATCATCAAGGACGCGGCGAACAAGAGCCTGAAGGACATTTCCAACGAGATGAAGGAACTGGCGGCCAAGGCGAAGGACGGCAAGCTGAAACCCGCTGAATTCCAGGGCGGCACCATTTCCGTCTCCAACCTCGGCATGTTCGGCATCAGCAACTTTGCCGCCATCGTCAACCCGCCGCAGGGCGCAATCCTCGCCATTGGCGCGGGCGAGCAGCGCGCGGTCGTGAAGGACGGTCAGGTGAAGGTCGCAACCGTGATGACCGTCACCATGTCCACCGACCACCGCTGCATCGACGGCGCGATTGGCGCTGAATACCTGCAGGTGTTCAAGAAACTGATCGAAAACCCGATGAGCCTGATTTTGTGA
- a CDS encoding VOC family protein has protein sequence MSKTVTPFLMFEGRAEEAMNFYISLFADGRIDDIKRYPAGGAAKAGSVMTARFTIGDQTFMVTDSIVKHEFTFTPAMSIFVECADEAELADRAVTLADGGQVYMPMDNYGFSRKFAWVGDRFGVSWQLNLQ, from the coding sequence GTGAGCAAGACCGTCACGCCATTCCTGATGTTCGAGGGCAGGGCGGAAGAGGCGATGAATTTCTACATCAGCCTTTTCGCAGACGGCCGCATCGACGACATCAAACGGTATCCCGCCGGCGGCGCGGCCAAGGCCGGATCGGTCATGACCGCGCGCTTCACCATCGGCGACCAGACATTCATGGTGACCGACAGCATCGTGAAGCACGAATTTACCTTCACGCCCGCCATGTCGATCTTCGTCGAATGCGCCGATGAAGCCGAACTGGCCGACCGCGCCGTGACGCTCGCCGATGGCGGGCAGGTTTACATGCCGATGGACAATTACGGTTTCAGCCGCAAATTCGCCTGGGTGGGCGACCGCTTCGGCGTTTCGTGGCAATTGAATCTTCAGTAG
- the lpdA gene encoding dihydrolipoyl dehydrogenase yields the protein MSEQQFDIVVLGAGPGGYVAAIRASQLGFKTAIVERENLGGICLNWGCIPTKALLRSSEIHHLLHNLDAYGLKAENISFDFKKIIDRSRKVAGQLSGGIKHLMKKNNITVFDGTGKLLGKNKLSVTKDGKPVAELKAPHIIIATGARARVLPGLEPDKLVWTYREAMTPTEMPKSLLVIGSGAIGMEFASFYKNMGAQVTVVELMDRILPVEDADISAFARKAFEKQGMKIMTGAKVAKLNRGANDVEAEIDVAGKIEKIKVDRVISAVGIVGNSENLGLENTKVKVDRGHIKVNEWLQTDEPGVYAIGDVVQGPWLAHKASHEAVICVEKIKGLNDVHPLKVENIPGCTYCMPQVASVGLTEAKAKEKGYQVKVGKFPFIGNGKAIALGEPEGFVKTVFDAKTGELLGAHMIGAEVTEMIQGYGIAKTLETTEIDLFHTVFPHPTLSEMMHESVLDAYGKVIHM from the coding sequence ATGAGCGAACAGCAATTCGACATCGTCGTCCTCGGCGCAGGCCCCGGCGGTTACGTGGCCGCCATCCGCGCGTCGCAACTGGGTTTCAAGACCGCGATCGTGGAACGTGAAAACCTCGGCGGCATCTGCCTGAACTGGGGCTGCATCCCGACCAAGGCGCTGTTGCGTTCGTCCGAAATTCACCACCTGTTGCATAACCTCGATGCTTACGGTCTCAAGGCTGAAAATATCTCCTTCGATTTCAAGAAAATCATCGACCGGTCGCGCAAGGTCGCAGGGCAGCTGTCGGGCGGCATCAAGCACCTGATGAAGAAAAACAACATCACCGTTTTCGACGGCACGGGCAAGCTGTTGGGCAAGAACAAGCTGTCCGTCACCAAAGACGGCAAGCCCGTTGCCGAGCTGAAAGCGCCGCATATCATTATTGCCACCGGCGCGCGCGCCCGCGTGCTGCCGGGTCTGGAACCTGACAAGCTGGTCTGGACGTACCGCGAAGCAATGACCCCGACGGAAATGCCTAAATCGCTGCTGGTCATCGGTTCCGGCGCGATCGGCATGGAATTTGCCAGCTTCTATAAAAACATGGGCGCGCAGGTGACCGTGGTCGAATTGATGGACCGCATCCTGCCCGTGGAAGACGCCGATATTTCCGCCTTCGCGCGCAAGGCTTTCGAAAAACAAGGCATGAAAATCATGACCGGCGCAAAAGTCGCCAAGCTGAACCGCGGCGCGAATGACGTTGAAGCGGAAATCGATGTCGCTGGCAAAATCGAGAAGATCAAGGTCGACCGCGTGATTTCTGCGGTCGGCATCGTCGGTAATTCCGAAAACCTCGGCCTTGAAAATACCAAGGTCAAGGTCGATCGCGGCCATATCAAGGTCAATGAATGGCTGCAAACGGATGAGCCCGGCGTTTACGCCATCGGCGATGTTGTGCAGGGCCCGTGGCTGGCGCACAAGGCGAGCCATGAAGCCGTCATCTGCGTCGAGAAAATTAAGGGCCTGAACGATGTTCATCCGCTGAAGGTCGAAAACATTCCAGGCTGCACTTACTGCATGCCGCAGGTGGCATCGGTCGGCCTGACCGAAGCGAAGGCCAAGGAAAAAGGCTATCAGGTGAAGGTCGGCAAATTCCCCTTCATCGGAAACGGCAAGGCGATTGCGCTGGGCGAACCGGAAGGTTTTGTCAAAACAGTGTTCGACGCGAAAACCGGCGAACTGCTGGGCGCGCATATGATCGGCGCGGAAGTGACCGAAATGATCCAGGGCTACGGCATCGCCAAAACGCTGGAAACCACCGAGATCGACCTGTTCCACACCGTCTTTCCTCATCCGACACTGTCGGAAATGATGCATGAGTCAGTGCTGGATGCGTATGGTAAAGTGATCCATATGTAA
- a CDS encoding GNAT family N-acetyltransferase, whose protein sequence is MVNIRRAKLSEVLDVYKLRKAAADELTRKHGKGPWSKISLLSSILSKLTDNTLFVVIEDGSLAGTFTLDVEKTDRDSKPWFKRQSTPACYLRNMSIDPKFQGKGLGRSALFEIESRARKLRVKAVRLDSYVGSGGASEFYKKCGYTFVHRGMVDKHELDYYEKIV, encoded by the coding sequence ATGGTCAATATCCGTCGCGCTAAGCTTAGCGAGGTATTGGATGTATATAAGCTGCGCAAGGCGGCGGCGGACGAACTGACCCGTAAGCATGGCAAAGGCCCGTGGTCAAAAATCTCCCTGCTCAGTTCCATCCTTAGCAAGCTGACTGACAACACATTGTTTGTCGTGATCGAAGACGGCAGCCTTGCCGGCACCTTCACGCTGGATGTCGAAAAAACCGACCGCGATTCAAAGCCATGGTTCAAACGCCAGAGCACGCCCGCCTGTTACCTGCGCAACATGTCGATCGACCCGAAATTTCAGGGCAAAGGCCTGGGCCGCTCCGCCCTGTTTGAAATCGAAAGCCGCGCCCGTAAACTGCGCGTCAAGGCCGTGCGCCTCGACTCATACGTCGGCTCCGGCGGCGCCAGCGAATTCTACAAAAAATGCGGCTACACCTTCGTCCATCGCGGCATGGTGGACAAGCATGAGCTGGATTATTACGAGAAGATTGTTTAA
- the lipA gene encoding lipoyl synthase — MDNDIDTAPEANEKKKSEFRHPEKRNRPDTPILRKPEWIRVKAPVSPAYHETKTLVQNLKLKTVCEEAACPNIGECWKQKHATFMILGATCTRACSFCNVATGIPDKLDPFEAARVAIGVQKLGLKHVVITSVDRDDLADGGAEQFVKVINEIRRLSAGTTIEILTPDFKDKDNAIEPIAIARPDVFNHNLETVPRLYPTIRPGARYFTSLELLNRVKKIDPSIFTKSGLMVGLGETKQEVMQVMDDLRAADVDFLTIGQYLQPTPKHAAVDRFVTPEEFKSYETIARGKGFLMVSASPLTRSSYHADSDFEKMRAAREAKLATAGK, encoded by the coding sequence ATGGACAACGACATCGACACAGCCCCCGAAGCAAACGAAAAGAAAAAATCCGAGTTCCGTCATCCGGAAAAGCGGAACCGTCCAGACACGCCCATCCTGCGGAAACCCGAATGGATCCGCGTGAAAGCCCCCGTGTCCCCCGCATATCACGAGACAAAAACCCTCGTCCAGAACCTGAAGCTGAAAACGGTCTGCGAGGAAGCGGCATGCCCGAATATCGGCGAATGCTGGAAACAGAAACACGCGACCTTCATGATTTTAGGCGCGACCTGCACCCGCGCATGCTCCTTCTGCAACGTTGCGACCGGTATCCCCGACAAGCTGGACCCGTTCGAGGCGGCGCGCGTCGCAATTGGCGTGCAGAAACTTGGCCTGAAACATGTCGTCATCACCTCCGTCGACCGCGATGATCTGGCCGATGGCGGGGCGGAGCAGTTCGTGAAGGTCATCAACGAGATCCGCCGTCTGTCTGCCGGCACGACCATCGAAATCCTGACGCCGGATTTCAAGGACAAGGATAACGCGATCGAGCCGATCGCGATTGCGCGTCCCGATGTGTTCAACCACAACCTTGAAACCGTGCCGCGCCTGTACCCGACGATCCGTCCGGGTGCGCGCTATTTCACCTCGCTGGAACTGCTGAACCGCGTCAAGAAAATCGACCCGTCGATCTTCACCAAATCCGGCCTGATGGTAGGATTAGGCGAGACGAAGCAGGAAGTGATGCAAGTCATGGACGACCTGCGCGCTGCCGATGTCGATTTCCTGACCATCGGGCAATACCTGCAGCCGACACCGAAACACGCTGCTGTTGACCGTTTCGTGACGCCGGAAGAATTCAAGTCATACGAAACCATCGCCCGCGGCAAGGGATTCCTGATGGTATCGGCCTCGCCGCTGACGCGTTCTTCGTATCATGCGGATTCCGATTTCGAGAAAATGCGCGCCGCGCGCGAGGCGAAGCTGGCCACGGCTGGCAAGTAA